The region GTGTTGTGGCGAGCTACATGGGATCAAAAACGGCCGTCAAGGCCCTCCTATCTCACACCTCCTATTTTGCGGATGATAGCATCTTCTTTGCTAAGAGCGACCAGCGTAGTGTGGACTCTTTGGACTCCGTCTTGCAAATGTATCGTGATGGTTCTGGCCAGGCTATCAACAAGGAGAAATCATCTATCTTTTCTGGTCGGAATTGTCCGGACAGTATTAAGAACTTGGTCAAGTCCAGGTTGGGAATTCATAAAGAAACCTTCCACGATTTCTATCTTGGCATGCCTACCGAGGTTGGTAATTCTCCCACTAGTACCTTCAAATTCTTGACTGATAGAGCTTGGCAAAATCTCTTTGGGTGGAGTGACCGACCCTTATCTAGGGTAGGGAATGAGACGTTATTGAAGTCCATCACTCATGCCATTCCAACTTTCGTCTCAAGTTGTTTCCGACTTTCGGTTGCCACTTGTGAAAAGTTCAGACAGATTGTTGCAGATCAGTGGTTGGGAAGAGAGGATGGTAGGAAGAAACTTCATTGGCGTTCTTGGGCCTGGctttctactcccaagtctcttggCGGCATGGGTTTTCGAGATATGGCTCTTTTCAACCAAGCAATGCTAGGAAAGCAACGGTGGAGACTCATGACTGAACCTAATTCCTTGTGTGCTCGAGTCTTGAAGGGGAGATACTATCCCAATGGTAGCTTCTGGAATGCCTCGATGCCTCGGACGGCTTCAGCCACTTGGCGAGGCATTATTCATGGTCGTGATCTTCTCAAGAGAGGTGTGCAATGGGGGATTGGAGACGGGCGACAGACTAATATTCTTGCTGATCATTGGGTCCCGTCCTCTACGCCAGGTGTGTTGCAACCCATATCGCCTATTCCTACTAATGCCATTGTACACTGCCTCATCGATGCTGACAGGAGGGATTGGGATGAGGAGACTGTCAAAGCTTTCTTTCCTGCTAGGGCGGCCGAGGAAATTCTTCAAATCCCAGTCGTCAGGAATGGCGGAGCTGATTTTGTGCGTTGGCCGTTCACAAGGTTCGGGGAATATTCAGTCAAGTCGGCTTACAATATGGCTAGAACTAGTCGCTTTATCTCCGACCGAAGCAGCAATGGTGTGGGTCAAAGCTCAGGTTAGCTGGCGGAGGAGAAACTATGGAAGGCCCTTTGGCATGTCAAGGTTCCCAATAAGATGAAGGTTGTCCTCTGGCGCCTTGCTCATGATTGCTTACCATCGGGAGATCAGCTCAGCCTTCGTCAAGTTCCTACCAGGACGGACTGTCCTTTTTGCGGCAGAGACGAGCGCGTGGAGCATGCACTGCTCTTCTGCCCTCATGCTCGTGCTGTGTGGGATGGCATCAAAGGCTTCTTCGACATCAAGCTCCGGCGATCTGGTTTCTCCTCTCCGAAACAGTGGCTTTTCGACTTCCTCTCTGCATGCTCAGATCGAGAGGCGACTGTGCTTACGGTGGCCATCTGGCATATTTGGGAGGCCTGCAATATGGTGAGGAATGAACCTGTGGCGCCCCAGCCGAAGCGCACTGCTGCTAGGGCAAAGGCTTACATTGACCTAATCTTCCAACATCTATATGATCATGTTCCTGCTTCTAGGCGCGAGACCTCCGTTTTCAGTCGTCTTTGGTCTCTGCCGCCGCAGGGTTCGGTGGTTGCCTTCTCTGATGCTACAGTGTCGAAGGAGCTGGGCAAATCTGCTGTGGGCGTGGTGATGCTTGATCACGATGGCCATTGTGTGGCCGCGTGCTCGGAGCCCCTTTCGGGCGCTCTGTCTCCTAAGATGGTTGAGGCCATGACGCTTCGACGTGCTGTCATCTTGGCTCGGGAGGAGGGCTTCTTCAGTGTATCCTTCAACATTGATTGCCTCTCGGTGATGCAGCGTCTCTCGTCTTCCTCCACAGATCGCTCGGTGGTGGGATCTGTTCTCTCGGAGGTGAAGATCATGCTAACGGGCTCTCTTCTGCTCGCTTTCAGCACGTTCGTCGGCATTGTAATGTTTTAGCTCATATCCTAGCTATATCTAGTTTGAACTTTTCTAGTCTTTGTATTTTTCGTTCTGCTCCGGATTGCATTCGGGAGACTCTGTGTAAGTTTATTGCTTAATCAACAAAGGCCGACGTTCCCTCTAAAAAAATCAATCAATAAATAAATACAACTAATCTCAACGCAAGCGACCCACGCAAAGTACGCGGCAACCTGGCGGACACCACCGGCACCGAGTCGACTCCATCCCGAAACAAAAATCCAAACCAAAACCCCACCGGAAGCCAAAAACTACACGAGAAGCCACAGGGAGGCGAACCGAAAGCAAAACCGCAGGACTAGCAGGAGAGACAGAGAtcccccgaaccctaaccctaccaGCACCTCCCGTCGCCGGTTGAGATGGCGATGGACGCGGAGCGGAGGCAGGCGGAGCTGATCGAGCAGttctcggcgcaggcggcggcgctctcCTCGGCTCCTCAGCTGGCGGCGCTCGTGCTCGAGGCCACCTCCCACCCGGCGCTCTTTGCCTTCTCCGAGCTCCTCACCCTTCCAGCCCTCTCCAAGGTATCTGCTGCTTGCTCTGCCCCTCTATGCGCCGACGCGGTGTTAGGTGTTAGGGTTTTCAGTTCCCACCGATGGGGTTTCTGATTCGATCTATTGTTCCGTGGTGTGGCTCCTCTGGTGCAGCTAACGGGCACGCAGTACGCCTCGTCGCTGGACCTGCTCCGCCTCTTCGCCTACGGCACCCTCAAGGACTACAAGAGTAAGATATCTCCCTTCGCCTGATGTGCACACATGATACATTGCCCTTTTGATTTGATATGTAGGCGGTGTTTTGTTTATTCCAGTTTGTTGTATTTTGTGCTTTGTGACTCATTATCTGATCTGTCATGTGTTTGTGTAGTACACTATTAATTTAGCCATTTGCCCTGAAACCCTAATGAGCGCATAACAGGGCAACTTTGCTGGGAACGTTAAATCTACATAATTTTACTCATCTAATTAAGGGTTGATGTTTACGCTTTGATGCTCAGTTGAATTAATACAAATAGCCACCTGTTCCTGTGTTGTGTCCTTTGCAGataattttccaaattttgttttgatGTGCTTAAAAGTAGAGCTCCAGCTCTGGTAATCAATTTGCCTTTTTATGCAGCAGTCACCCTTTTCTGGGTGAAATTGTTGCTGGCATGAATTCCTAACTGCCTTCGGGCATCTGACTTAGTTTAGCATGTCTTTGATTGCTAGAACTTTGTTTCCTCTATCATCACCATTAGTATGCCCTGCAACATACGAAAATATGAAAATGTATTGCTTGAGTAATTACTCTTCATCTGTAGGTAATTCTAGCGCCCTCCCTGCATTGTTGCCTGATCAAGCCCGGAAGCTGAAGCAACTCAGCGTGCTAACTTTGGCTGAGTCAACCAAGGTATAAATTCTAGCTATCTTGTCTAACATGCCTAGCATTTCTGTGTTGCTCCCCTTTCTTTGGACACAGAATGAAGCTTGATAAACTCGCATGTAATCATGTGAGCAGTAGTTCCAGTGCTGCCTGTTGTTTTAGGACGGCGTATTTGTTGTCTGGATTTCTTGCATCTTCCAGTGCCTCTTAGTTCTCTAGTTGTAAATGGTTTGTGTATTTCTGTATGTTTGGGAGCCAAGTCTGCAAGGTTTACTGGTATTTTTCCTTTATAAATTGATAAACGATGGCTGCAGGAACTTCATTATGTTTGTGTAATCAAGGGTTACAAAATTTCTGGGCCTATCTTTATCTTTTTAGCTTGATTAAacgtatatactccctctgttcctaaatataagactttttagagattccaatatggactacgtacggagcaaaatgagtgaatctacactctaaaatatgtctatatacacccgtatgtagtctgtattgaaatatctaaaaacggagggagtaggcaGTAATTCTTTTTCTTCTGATATGAGCTATGTTTCACGCCAGGTAATCGTAAACACACTTCTTTTTTCTCATTCCTTACTTAGGTACTTCCATATGAtcagctcatgcaagagctagACGTTTCCAATGTGAGAGAACTTGAAGATTTCCTCATCAACGAGTGCATGTACTCAGTGAGTCCTTGTGTTCTCTTTTATTACACACTTGCATTCTATATATTCTCatccttcaacttcattagcaagaAATGGCTCTTTTGAAATTATTATTTATCATTtagctgctactccctccgtttcttgctaatgaagttgaaggatGAGAAATGGCTCTTTagattgggacagagggagtatttactaTATTTGTGAGATTTAGATTGTGATATGTCTTCGCTGTGTGGTTTTGTCTTTACCCTTTAGGATTAATACTGTGTTTCTTGATTTCCAAAACATTTAGTTAATTTGCTTCAATTTTGTAACATTTTGCATGTTTCACTAGGGTATTGTCAGAGGCAAGTTGGACCAACTGCGGCGGTGCTTTGAAGTAAAGACATATGGAGCCTATATATGTTACATCATTGATGAATTTGTTCTTCATCTTTCTAGCGATATTCCCTTATTATTTGTTTCCTTGCATTTCAGGTACAATTTGCAGCTGGAAGGGACCTCACACCTGATCAGCTAACCAACATGATTGAGACCTTGTCTGACTGGTGTGTATTTATATGTTTCGACAAGTTTATCTCCATCTGTTCAAGAAATGTGAATCTTTTCATATTGTTTTGAATAACTATTATTTGGTTAGTGTAATTTTCAGTTCTGTTCTGAAACTGTAGTGGATAGCATGTCTAGGCATGTTTTTTTTTTCTCTCTGCTATGTCTGAATCTCCTTATATTTTATGAAGGAGATAAGCTTTTGTCAGTTGGCTGTTGTGACATGTGTGCATGTTGTTTTTCTACAACCGACATTTCAATAATAAACTAAAGAAGTTAAAATATTGGTTTTATCTCCACTGTGCATTATGAAGTGACTCTATCGCAAGGGggctcgacagaagtatattgttaCCATTATGATCCAATTGTGTACATTTCACAGGTTGGGAACATCAGATAATTTATTACACCACATTCAGGAGAAAATCAAGTGGGCTGATACAACAAGTGAATTGAACAAGAAGCACCAGAAAGAATTTGAAGACAGAGTGGAAGAAGCCAAGAAGTCAGTCAAGGTCAGTTGGATAAAATTGAAAGTTCCTACTATTTATAGTTTTTAGTAGAtataaaatatttgccttttttctATAGCTATGAAGTATTGCATATCTCTTATGACAATAGGTTGTTGATTATATTCATTCTGCTGTATTTTTTACCTAAAGTTGTTCGCTTTCTGATTTTAGTTATCAACTGTTGAATGTTCATATGGTAGCAACTAATTTTATTAAATAGTGGAATTGCCGGACCATTTTCTTACTTGATAGCAGAAGTTGAACAATGTAAGCAGGCAGACAATGACTTACGGGGGCATGACGACTTTCTCTCTGAATCTGGAGGAATAATGGATTTTGAGGAGGACCGCATCCGACCAAAAAGGTATTTTATCAGAGGTCACTTGGGAATTTTTGCATCTGTTCTTCATTAGTATCTTGCTATTTTGGCTAGTAATaactaaattatactccctccgtcacaaACTTTAAGATCATTTTTTGACACTATGAAAAAAGCTATGCAGTCTATGGACTATTAATAATTATATTTTCTAGCGAAACCATCCATTTTGGATAACTGAATGTGGACTCGCTCCACTCAGTTTGTATTGCCTACTAGCACAATGCCCATGCGTAGTCATAGAAAACGAAGCGTTAAGCCACTGGTTTAGGAGACGGTCAAAAGATGATAGTGTACATGATTGACGATTAAAATAAAGCAAAAGTACGACAAGGAGTGGTAGGCGTCGGAGAATTTTATGTGACCGTAGTAGGTCCTTTGCAAGATTTTTAGTGAGACATCATATGCAAATTTAAATCCTACCAGGGTATTCATTAGTAAGTTGATTGCGGCACAAGGCCATGGGTCTGGTATTTGTTTTTTTGTGTTAGTCTCACATGTGAGCAAAGTACAATTATTTATGTCTCTTGGAAGGTTGTGGGGAGGAGTGTATTTGTTTATTGTGAAGCCtggtaggcccacatgcgaattcaCCACCAACTTCAGCATTTATAAGTACTAGGAAAGATGCTTTTCCATGTTATTAGAACTTACATACAAGGATCAAATTATGATTAACTTGGTTATAATCTTATATTTCAGGAGGCGACAACCAATGGCGTAGTTTGACTGAAGTATCACACCTATGGTCCCTGCTCGCAGAAGTGCCGATGCTGTTCTTGAGACATTTTGTCACCGGAGTTTAGGAGCATCAATTAGGGTGCTTCCCATGAAGCGAGTCTCTGTTGAGAAAACGCTTGTTTTTGGTATGAGATGTTACAAAGAGATGATTTACTGCCGCATTTATTTAGTAGCACGAAGGGCATATGGGTGACTTCGCACTGTAAAGATTATGGTTCTGAAAAGTTTGGTGACCTAAGGTGTTCGCTCAGTTTGGTTTGGTTTTTTTTTGCTCTCTGACCCGAAGGCCTTCGAAACTACTCCCTCtattcggaattactcgtccaagaaatgaatgtatctagatgtattttagttgtagatacatctttTTTGTGACGAGTAATTCCGAAGGGAGGGAGTAGCCAATGGTACAAATCAAACTGACGCAACTAGAGCCTAGCTAAAGCTAATTTCTGTAATTTTGAATGTTAAGCGAAAGTCTGACGACGCCACTACAGCCTTGCTAAATCTAATTTCTCTAGTTTTGAATATGACATCGTATTGCCTTTTGTCTCTGCGTTTCAGCTAGTCTCAGCTACAGCCTGTGCGACGTCTTATCTTCCGTCTATCACATGCTAGCTGATAGTGGCCTAACATATTTTGGTCGTGTCGTCACCTGCACCTCAAATTTCCCATTTTCTGCCGGAACCTTGATAGTTGACCCTGAGCTGATAAGCTTAACGACACCGACGGTTTGGGATTTGACCATGACAAATTGAATATTTTTTGTGGCAATTATTTGTTACCATGACAAGTTTAGTAGGTAAGCATGACAAATCCACCCTCAGTTTGGCTTTCAACACGAAATTGCCGTGCTTGCCAACTAAACTTGTCCATCCTTGTGTCAACTAAAATTCCCATAAAAAACTTTTCGTAAAAAATCTAACGTTTGGATTTTTTTTGACCATAAAACAGTAGGGCTTTCATTATATAAAATAAAAAAGGTGCTGGGTACAATGGTTGTTGGGGGAACAACCAGAGTGGAAAGGTTTACAGAAAGTTTAAAATAAAAAATTACAATAATTATTCAAATGTTGTCTATCCAGGATGACATGCCATCCTTGAGGCTAGGCTTGGCTCTCAGCATGGTGAGCTTGACTTTTGGATTTTATCATTTCCAAAGCTTAAATATGTAGAAAATGAGGCTGGAAAATTAAAGGAACTAGGTGAAACCCCATGTGTTGCCGCAGAAATTGGTTGCCATATATCTAAATTGATATTTGATTGTATGAAGATGAATATTTGAATTAGTAATATATTGCATAGCTTTGAAAACACCATATGTACACCCAATTACCGTTAGGGAGTTTATTAAAAAACCTGGCAAAAGTGTGGAAGAGGAAAATTGGGTATGAAGGACACACATGTTTGCAATTGGGATGATGAGGCAGCATAGCTGTATGTGCTTTAAAATTGTTAGTGGGACTAGCTATTTCGATATAGAAGATTGCAGGGTTGTGGTGGGCGGCACAGAAACACTCAAACGGATGGCGAAACAATCCACAAAAGGCAATTCAACACAAAATCAGAGACTGGGAAGTTACACCACGTGACACATGCGGTAAACAATCCAGACTATGCAAAAAGAGACCGGGGAGTTACTAGGATCACTGCAgagtgttcaccaatgatgacaaaCGAAAACAAACAAGGCTATTAATCCTTGCTGTTACAGATGTTAAGGTGGCTGCTCAGATTGGAAATAGCTTGTCTTCCACTCTGCAGATAAAATAAAAATTGGACATGTCATCACTGTAGAAAAGAGAGTGAAACTGTTAGGATTTAATTAATTCTATTAATCCCTACTTTTTTTAATCGAGGCGGTtgtctcgtgtccctttcggacaccCCCCTTGGAAAGCTATATATATGTGTAATGTCATTATCAATGAAAACAACTGTTCACTTTACATCTTTGTCTATGGTCTCTCCTTCTCTACTCGAAACACGTTATCAGCCCTTTGCTCTCCGCTGAGAGGAAAAAGGCCATTAGGGAGACAGCGGTTACCGAGATGCCCGGTTCTCAAGCAACGATGGCGCGCGAGGGGAAGCAGCGGCCGCGACTGCGGCATCCTGGTGCGGTTCTCTGCGTACTCCGTCGAGCGGAGCGAGTCGCGGTCCGGCTTCATCCAACGCGACAGTGCGCGGAGTGACGGCAGCGAGGCCGGCTGTGGCAGAACTACGACAGCAAAGACATGCATGCATCGCATGCATCAGGAAATCAATCGGCAAATGGAAATTTGTTGTCTTCTTGTGATTAAGAAATAAGAATCTGATCCGTTGTGTTTTTCTCTGATCCGCCATGCTCGGCCGGCGAAGAAGGCAACTTCAGTCGCGGCGGCAACGACGCGCCGACATGCATTCATCCAAGAAATCAATCAGAAGAACACTAGCCTGGTTTGAATTTCCTTCTTTCTTGCTAACAAATAACTAATCACGGATTGCACGACAACCATGGGACCCGTACTTCCGATGGTGGCCAGCGTGCAGCGGGGCGACGGCCTCCGGCTGGGTTTTCCGAGGGCGACCGAATCACGCAGGACGCAGTGGATGTCCCGGTGCTCCAGTCCGCAGAAGCTGGAGGGGCAATTCCTAGCGTGCATGACGACATCGCTTCGTCGACTCCTGACGCGCAAGCGTGGCTTGCGATCTAGTCCTCTAGCAGCGCGACGCACGGGTCACTTCAGTCGCTCGTCGTGCACGCGCGGCGGTGCGGCTGGGTGACTTGGCGCGGCGGTTACTGCGCGAGATCGGCGGTTGCCCATGGCGCAGACCCTTCGGCCAGTACGTGACTCGGTCTGAGACTGCGTTGATCTCGGCGGGAAGGGCGGCCCCCTCCGGCCGCGAAGCCGCTGCTCCCGGCGTTGGGGAACCACGCACTCTGCAAGAGAATGCATTAGCATGCATGGATCCTCACGGGATCATGCAAATCGATTCCATCCTAGTCTACTActcccctccgttcctaaatatttgcctttaaaaaaatttgaaatagactaccacatacggatatatatagacatattttagagtgtagtttcactcattttgctccatatatagtcatttgttgaaatctctaaaaaaacaaatatttaggaacagagagagtagatCCGGATCgtgccttggcgcgagggtgccggtccaaaCTTTTTGATCAAGCAAGGAATGCTTAGTCGATAGTAATCCAGGTTTATCATGTGTATTCATATATGATAACAATACAATTACGGAGAAATATTCAATTGTGATAGGAGCGAGACACAATGGTTCTCAATACCGGCatgaaactactccctccgttccaaaatatatgtCATTGACGAAAACGTTCTGGCTAGATGAAAACGAAGGAATTTACATCGCTACCCCTGTTTTGAATCGCTATCCCCATCATCATCTTCCTCCGTTGATCCTGCTATTTCAAATTGCTTCTCCTCATCGCTCCCAGGCACCCATCCTCCATCGCTCCCAGGCCCCAGGCGAATCCATCATCCACACATCCATTATCCAGGTCCCAAGCGCTCATCCTTCGCGCATCCATCATTCATGCGTTCCCAGATctttgcttctcctcgtcgcacatCACAAGCACCAGCCCCATGGCGCAGCAGTTTGATCCACGACCATCTCCTGGGCGTGGTCCCTTTGGGCATGACCTGCTCCTGGAGTACTCCATGGCGGCTGCTCCTTCTCCTGTCAATCAATTGATCACTTGAGTAATTGAGTAGCACAGTAGCAATTTGACATACTCCAGCAGTAGTAATTGAGTACATCAGCAGAAATAGTAATGCAGTAGTACCAGCAGTTTGACATAGCAGCACAGTTCATCATCAGCAGTTTTACATAACAAACAGTTCAGAGAAGAGAATGCATNNNNNNNNNNNNNNNNNNNNNNNNNNNNNNNNNNNNNNNNNNNNNNNNNNNNNNNNNNNNNNNNNNNNNNNNNNNNNNNNNNNNNNNNNNNNNNNNNNNNNNNNNNNNNNNNNNNNNNNNNNNNNNNNNNNNNNNNNNNNNNNNNNNNNNNNNNNNNNNNNNNNNNNNNNNNNNNNNNNNNNNNNNNNNNNNNNNNNNNNNNNNNNNNNNNNNNNNNNNNNNNNNNNNNNNNN is a window of Triticum dicoccoides isolate Atlit2015 ecotype Zavitan chromosome 2B, WEW_v2.0, whole genome shotgun sequence DNA encoding:
- the LOC119363552 gene encoding COP9 signalosome complex subunit 7-like isoform X2 — translated: MAMDAERRQAELIEQFSAQAAALSSAPQLAALVLEATSHPALFAFSELLTLPALSKLTGTQYASSLDLLRLFAYGTLKDYKSNSSALPALLPDQARKLKQLSVLTLAESTKVLPYDQLMQELDVSNVRELEDFLINECMYSGIVRGKLDQLRRCFEVQFAAGRDLTPDQLTNMIETLSDWLGTSDNLLHHIQEKIKWADTTSELNKKHQKEFEDRVEEAKKSVKKLNNVSRQTMTYGGMTTFSLNLEE
- the LOC119363552 gene encoding COP9 signalosome complex subunit 7-like isoform X1; translated protein: MAMDAERRQAELIEQFSAQAAALSSAPQLAALVLEATSHPALFAFSELLTLPALSKLTGTQYASSLDLLRLFAYGTLKDYKSNSSALPALLPDQARKLKQLSVLTLAESTKVLPYDQLMQELDVSNVRELEDFLINECMYSGIVRGKLDQLRRCFEVQFAAGRDLTPDQLTNMIETLSDWLGTSDNLLHHIQEKIKWADTTSELNKKHQKEFEDRVEEAKKSVKADNDLRGHDDFLSESGGIMDFEEDRIRPKRRRQPMA